In the Thalassoglobus sp. JC818 genome, one interval contains:
- a CDS encoding sulfatase: MKSLTLQLLILTLTLPSVCLAEDSPNVILIFADDLGYGDVNCFAEQCPFATPHLDQMAREGAMLTNFYVPTPYCAPSRATILTGRYPFRHTVVNNPAPDAGINNFGLPQSEITIAEMLKEKGYATACFGKWHLGHQAEWLPRTQGFDEYYGILYSNDMFPVQLVDQEEVVEYPVVQATLTQRYTDRAIDFITKHKEEPFFLYLPHAMPHKPLAVSDNFYTPETPNDLYGDVIAELDSDVGRLLDTLKQLSLDDQTLVIFTSDNGPWYGGCTGGLRGMKGKTWEGGLKVPFIARMPGVIPSQTRNSSPAGTIDMLPTIAALTGAKVPADRTIDGRNILPMLQHSKAPSPHDAIYGMQGQRLATIRSGDWKLHVRNPGPVRFHNLSEKELEEYVDPRGPDGVILLAPFEQARPTEHPGLMTGDAPTEKMLFDLSQDPGEQFNVAAKHPEFVKELLAKFEAVEKEFSDFENAPNDYLFAIPQGKPRPLMRLIGGELRYDRVPKSQEKYLKKPVQQESQDDE, translated from the coding sequence GTGAAGTCGCTCACTCTTCAGCTATTGATTCTGACTCTCACTCTACCCTCAGTCTGTCTGGCAGAAGACTCTCCCAATGTCATTCTGATCTTCGCGGATGATCTGGGCTATGGAGATGTCAACTGCTTTGCAGAGCAGTGTCCGTTCGCGACACCTCATCTCGATCAGATGGCACGCGAAGGAGCGATGCTCACCAACTTCTATGTGCCGACCCCTTACTGTGCTCCATCGCGAGCAACAATTCTCACCGGGCGATATCCGTTTCGGCACACGGTAGTCAACAACCCCGCTCCCGATGCAGGAATCAACAACTTTGGGCTGCCTCAGTCGGAAATTACGATCGCGGAAATGCTGAAAGAGAAAGGGTACGCGACAGCCTGTTTCGGCAAGTGGCATCTCGGTCATCAGGCAGAATGGCTTCCCAGAACTCAAGGCTTCGATGAGTACTATGGCATTTTGTATTCGAATGATATGTTCCCGGTTCAGCTCGTGGATCAGGAAGAAGTCGTCGAGTACCCGGTCGTTCAAGCGACACTCACTCAGCGGTACACTGATCGCGCTATCGACTTCATCACGAAGCACAAAGAGGAACCTTTCTTTCTGTATCTCCCGCATGCAATGCCGCATAAACCATTGGCGGTCTCTGACAACTTCTATACTCCAGAGACTCCCAATGATTTGTATGGCGACGTCATCGCTGAACTTGATTCGGACGTCGGAAGACTCCTCGACACGCTGAAGCAACTCTCCCTTGATGACCAGACGCTGGTGATCTTCACCTCTGACAATGGACCATGGTATGGCGGATGCACCGGAGGGCTTCGCGGGATGAAAGGGAAGACATGGGAAGGAGGACTAAAGGTCCCATTCATCGCACGCATGCCAGGCGTGATTCCCAGTCAGACCCGGAACTCCTCCCCAGCGGGGACAATCGACATGCTCCCAACCATCGCGGCTCTCACCGGGGCGAAAGTACCAGCCGACCGCACGATCGACGGGCGTAACATTCTGCCCATGCTGCAACACTCCAAAGCTCCAAGTCCACACGATGCCATCTACGGAATGCAGGGACAAAGACTCGCGACGATCCGATCGGGTGACTGGAAGCTTCACGTTCGAAATCCAGGTCCAGTGCGTTTTCACAACCTCAGCGAAAAAGAACTCGAAGAATATGTCGACCCGCGAGGTCCAGACGGCGTGATCCTGCTTGCTCCATTCGAACAAGCCCGACCGACAGAGCATCCCGGATTAATGACAGGTGATGCGCCGACCGAGAAAATGCTTTTCGACCTCTCACAAGATCCCGGGGAACAGTTCAACGTCGCAGCGAAACACCCTGAATTCGTGAAAGAGCTACTCGCCAAATTTGAAGCTGTCGAGAAAGAATTCTCCGACTTCGAAAACGCTCCCAATGACTATCTCTTTGCAATTCCTCAGGGAAAACCGCGCCCGTTGATGCGGCTCATCGGAGGCGAACTCCGCTACGATCGAGTTCCCAAATCACAAGAGAAGTACCTGAAGAAACCTGTCCAACAAGAAAGCCAGGACGACGAGTAA
- a CDS encoding carboxypeptidase M32 encodes MDRQAPEYTELVTHLRELATLRSCGSVLGWDEQTNLPPKGAEHRANQLSLLAGLSHDRATDPTLGELIDKLSEQIDNESDDSIEAANVRDAKRAYSRSVKLPRNLVKELSRTATLSQQAWVEARAKKDFAAFQPWLEKIVQLKREEADALGSPTGVKYDALIEDYEPGATAAQIQEVFAPLREELVKLVAGIQASDRKPDVGILERSYPIADQETFGRSAATAIGFDFTSGRLDIAAHPFCSGIGPGDCRLTTRYDEHHFPGAFFGTLHEAGHGIYEQGLNAEQFGLACGEACSLGIHESQSRMWENLVGRSRAFWDHFYPQAQKTFPDAIGDLHIDDFYAAVNNVEPSWIRVEADEVTYNLHIMLRFELEQALLSGDLNVADVPTAWNETFHEFFGMTPTDDSLGCLQDVHWSAGLIGYFPTYALGNMYAAQFFDTAQQELGNLAEMFARGEFAPLKNWLNEKIHSQGRRYDAPKLVEKVTGETLSAAPLLNHLNTKFGMLYGL; translated from the coding sequence ATGGATCGTCAAGCTCCCGAATATACTGAACTCGTGACGCATCTGAGAGAGCTGGCCACACTTCGTTCCTGTGGATCAGTTCTGGGCTGGGATGAGCAAACCAACCTTCCTCCGAAAGGCGCGGAGCACCGCGCAAATCAACTTTCGTTGCTGGCAGGTCTGTCGCACGATCGGGCGACGGACCCGACGCTCGGGGAGTTGATCGACAAGCTCTCCGAACAAATCGACAACGAGTCAGACGACAGTATCGAAGCTGCCAATGTCCGTGATGCGAAGAGAGCGTATTCCCGATCGGTAAAGCTTCCCAGGAATCTGGTGAAAGAACTCTCGCGGACTGCCACACTGTCCCAACAAGCTTGGGTAGAAGCGCGAGCCAAGAAAGACTTCGCAGCCTTTCAGCCATGGCTGGAAAAAATCGTTCAGCTGAAACGAGAAGAAGCGGACGCGCTCGGTAGCCCGACCGGCGTCAAGTACGACGCACTCATCGAAGACTACGAACCAGGCGCCACAGCTGCTCAGATTCAGGAAGTCTTCGCGCCGCTCCGCGAAGAACTCGTCAAGCTCGTCGCTGGCATTCAGGCGTCTGATCGAAAACCGGACGTTGGCATCCTCGAGCGTTCCTATCCGATTGCGGATCAGGAAACCTTTGGTCGTTCGGCAGCCACGGCGATTGGATTCGATTTCACTTCGGGACGACTCGACATCGCAGCCCATCCGTTTTGTTCAGGGATCGGGCCCGGCGACTGTCGACTAACGACACGCTACGACGAACATCATTTCCCCGGCGCGTTTTTCGGGACACTGCACGAAGCCGGTCACGGAATTTACGAACAGGGGCTGAATGCCGAACAGTTTGGCCTCGCTTGTGGCGAAGCCTGCTCTCTCGGAATCCATGAATCACAGTCGCGGATGTGGGAGAATCTCGTCGGTCGGAGTCGAGCGTTCTGGGACCACTTCTATCCCCAGGCCCAAAAGACTTTTCCGGATGCGATCGGCGATTTGCACATCGACGACTTTTACGCTGCTGTCAATAACGTCGAACCAAGTTGGATTCGCGTTGAAGCAGATGAGGTGACTTACAACCTGCATATCATGCTTCGATTCGAGCTTGAGCAGGCACTGTTGAGTGGTGATCTGAATGTTGCCGATGTTCCGACAGCTTGGAATGAAACATTCCACGAGTTCTTCGGAATGACACCTACGGATGACTCATTGGGATGTCTGCAGGATGTCCATTGGAGCGCCGGTCTGATCGGCTACTTCCCGACCTATGCTCTCGGAAATATGTACGCAGCCCAGTTCTTCGACACCGCGCAGCAGGAACTCGGAAACCTCGCAGAGATGTTTGCACGCGGCGAGTTTGCACCTTTGAAAAACTGGCTGAACGAAAAGATTCACTCGCAAGGTCGTCGATACGACGCACCCAAACTTGTCGAAAAAGTCACCGGCGAAACACTCTCCGCTGCCCCGCTGTTGAATCATCTCAACACAAAGTTTGGGATGCTCTACGGTCTTTGA
- a CDS encoding Sir2 family NAD-dependent protein deacetylase has protein sequence MTLSVNSPESLQQLAHLVLQSERGVIFTGAGVGTASGISTFRDMDGLWARYPPEDFANWTGLLRTATLEPARFAEFLISVLEPIATAHPNQAHRAITELQSAARMTVITQNIDGLQQEAGAVEVRELHGTLFEIVQTPSGEILRTITRSELAQIVDYLRESQNHLWSFPSVMRALKPIFQFSSEGVSHPNVILFGDQLREPDWSLAIESTESCDLMIAVGTSQTVRPASDLISIARENGAEVVYIDPECGGRGLWIRDHAEHVLPELVKLVRSHRNSEEG, from the coding sequence ATGACGCTCTCTGTCAACTCTCCCGAGTCTTTGCAGCAACTCGCGCACCTCGTTTTGCAGTCTGAACGAGGTGTGATCTTTACAGGCGCCGGAGTCGGAACCGCGAGCGGAATCTCGACGTTCCGAGACATGGACGGACTCTGGGCTCGATATCCACCTGAGGACTTCGCTAACTGGACCGGCTTGCTTCGGACAGCCACGCTGGAACCGGCGCGATTCGCCGAGTTTCTGATCTCCGTCCTCGAGCCAATCGCCACAGCTCATCCGAATCAGGCACACCGGGCCATCACTGAGTTGCAGTCCGCAGCACGGATGACGGTGATCACTCAAAACATTGACGGTCTGCAACAGGAAGCTGGAGCCGTGGAAGTTCGTGAACTGCACGGAACGCTCTTCGAAATCGTCCAAACGCCAAGCGGAGAGATCTTGCGAACCATCACTCGCAGCGAGTTAGCGCAAATCGTCGATTATTTGCGTGAGAGCCAGAACCATCTCTGGAGCTTTCCATCGGTCATGCGTGCATTGAAGCCGATCTTTCAGTTCTCCAGCGAAGGCGTTTCTCATCCCAACGTCATCCTCTTTGGAGACCAGCTTCGCGAACCGGACTGGAGCCTGGCGATCGAATCAACGGAGTCCTGCGATCTCATGATCGCTGTGGGAACATCGCAAACCGTCAGACCAGCCAGCGACTTGATTTCAATCGCTCGAGAGAATGGAGCCGAGGTCGTCTACATCGATCCAGAATGCGGAGGAAGAGGCCTGTGGATTCGGGACCACGCTGAACATGTTCTTCCGGAGTTGGTGAAACTGGTCCGATCTCATCGCAACAGCGAGGAAGGCTGA